A window of the Butyricimonas virosa genome harbors these coding sequences:
- a CDS encoding tetratricopeptide repeat protein — MEEVVNKSIQVIGFTRNADFQLPVLNTDKELLQENIILLRVGCQHEEFLNVLQQVRAEDIMLVDLDRVALPMLNALGQAYGKTERKDHIYYVSSRKRKLWLGFVDTVLWRSDRSITDSPVLIGNKSLFMKAYAGNDLDGNLLRAVSYSLQKAFVKFGTLEVSVTWKDLENVSNPAMNYFWKIPFRFLTTGRFFTTLFDVSGRSLRDMTYRMLMLLFGLFVFFYMPYISKDYGISGDEFVDHRHSGYVLDFFTKGDKAALNQPQTALHLYGNSMQVVAAVVANMIGADDVYAVRHVVCALVGALGIIMIGLLGMRFGGGLCGLISMLLLFFSPRFFGHSMNNLKDIPFAVGYLVAIFYFVRMFDRYPVVKLRHMIGAMLGIALALGTRSGGLLLFPYLLMYGGLFYILWVGFKEFYKFMKYRKDVENVLFLIILVLFVGYFLSIITWPFALARPFTNVVVSLKEFTNYNIGLRTIFEGEQMMSNMLPVHYAPKYLMIGSPLVVVIGFIGYLFFMAFRKKEFSLLSFFILFSLVFPVFWVIYQKSNLYGGIRHLLFVMPFMVLLAARFWTLMLSVSPKYLKGVMVVVLVGLLFLPARHMAVNHPNDYVYFNELVGGLRGAYGDYETDYYYNSLKKGVDWFKKNVDYKGRPLRIVTNHSANLQHYFRKDTNITIVYSRYYDKFSKEWDYMIFDNVYINSFQLKNGLFPVKEGFLYSVDADGLPMCVVGERTSRDDYEAIKLEEQKKYPEAIAKLENYLKDHPWNEEMWMRLSRMYYTIGKPEEALRCTGESLKWQPQLMDALNIRALSALDLKKFTTAHQAVDAMLAQNDVASSSYYLKGLIYYTEGKDKEALDNVNKALRYNGGNVQALALGGDILRRNGSYSKAIEPYEKVVRAKRADERVLLSLAECYCRVNNYKLLEQITSLLREQGRDKEALQKIELRALIQQKRMEDAEKLLKQMNGVKEDSEFVLLRALCELAAGRRATATEMAQKAIELDPKNREAIELQRFLSKEMEIRK, encoded by the coding sequence GTGGAAGAAGTCGTAAATAAGTCTATTCAGGTAATTGGTTTTACGAGAAATGCCGATTTTCAATTACCCGTTTTAAATACCGATAAAGAATTATTGCAGGAGAATATCATTCTGCTACGGGTTGGTTGTCAGCATGAAGAGTTTCTAAACGTGTTACAACAGGTTCGGGCTGAGGATATAATGCTTGTCGATCTGGACCGGGTGGCCTTGCCTATGTTGAACGCTCTTGGACAAGCTTACGGGAAAACGGAACGAAAGGATCATATTTATTATGTGAGTAGCCGGAAACGTAAGTTGTGGCTTGGATTTGTGGATACAGTCTTGTGGCGGAGCGATCGGAGTATCACGGATTCTCCTGTGTTAATCGGTAACAAGTCTTTGTTCATGAAAGCATATGCTGGGAATGATCTGGACGGTAATTTGTTGAGGGCTGTGAGTTACAGTTTACAGAAAGCATTCGTGAAATTCGGTACCTTGGAGGTGTCTGTTACCTGGAAAGATTTGGAAAACGTTTCAAATCCTGCCATGAATTATTTTTGGAAGATACCTTTTCGTTTTTTGACGACAGGCCGTTTCTTTACCACGTTGTTTGATGTTTCCGGTCGGTCTCTTCGGGATATGACATACCGGATGCTTATGTTGTTATTCGGTTTGTTTGTCTTTTTCTATATGCCTTATATCAGTAAGGATTACGGGATTAGCGGGGACGAGTTTGTCGATCACCGACATTCCGGTTATGTACTTGATTTCTTCACGAAAGGGGATAAGGCTGCGCTGAATCAGCCTCAAACGGCTTTACACCTTTACGGTAATTCGATGCAGGTGGTGGCGGCTGTCGTGGCTAACATGATCGGTGCGGATGATGTTTATGCCGTGCGTCATGTCGTGTGTGCCTTGGTGGGAGCTTTGGGGATAATTATGATCGGTTTGTTGGGAATGCGTTTCGGGGGAGGGTTGTGTGGACTTATTTCCATGTTGTTACTCTTTTTTTCGCCCCGTTTCTTCGGGCATAGTATGAATAACCTGAAGGACATTCCGTTTGCCGTGGGATACTTGGTTGCCATATTCTATTTCGTGCGGATGTTCGATCGTTATCCCGTGGTCAAACTACGACACATGATCGGGGCCATGCTGGGAATCGCTTTGGCATTGGGAACCCGTTCCGGGGGTTTGCTTTTGTTTCCGTACTTGTTGATGTATGGCGGTTTGTTTTACATCTTATGGGTCGGATTCAAGGAGTTTTATAAATTTATGAAATATCGTAAGGATGTCGAAAACGTCTTGTTTTTGATTATACTCGTTTTATTTGTTGGGTATTTCTTGTCTATCATCACGTGGCCTTTTGCGTTGGCTCGCCCGTTTACTAACGTGGTTGTGTCATTGAAGGAATTCACGAATTATAATATCGGGTTGCGCACTATATTCGAGGGAGAACAGATGATGTCGAATATGCTGCCTGTTCATTATGCCCCGAAATACTTGATGATCGGGTCTCCCTTGGTGGTTGTTATCGGTTTTATTGGGTATCTTTTTTTCATGGCTTTCCGGAAGAAGGAATTCTCTCTGTTGTCGTTCTTTATTTTATTCTCACTGGTATTTCCCGTGTTCTGGGTTATTTACCAGAAATCAAATTTGTACGGGGGAATTCGTCATTTGTTGTTCGTGATGCCTTTCATGGTGTTGCTGGCAGCCCGGTTCTGGACGTTAATGTTATCTGTTTCCCCTAAATATTTGAAGGGTGTCATGGTGGTTGTGCTTGTCGGGTTGTTATTCTTACCTGCACGTCACATGGCCGTGAATCATCCCAATGACTATGTTTATTTTAACGAGTTGGTGGGAGGGTTGCGAGGTGCTTACGGGGATTACGAAACGGATTATTATTATAATTCCTTGAAAAAAGGGGTGGATTGGTTCAAGAAGAACGTGGATTATAAGGGACGTCCTCTCCGGATCGTGACGAATCATAGTGCGAATCTGCAACATTATTTCCGGAAAGATACGAATATTACCATCGTGTATAGCCGGTATTACGATAAATTCAGCAAGGAGTGGGATTACATGATATTCGATAACGTGTATATCAATAGTTTCCAGTTGAAAAATGGTCTTTTCCCAGTGAAAGAGGGCTTTTTGTATTCGGTGGATGCCGATGGGTTGCCGATGTGCGTGGTGGGTGAGAGAACGTCTAGGGATGATTACGAGGCGATCAAGTTGGAGGAACAGAAGAAGTACCCGGAGGCGATCGCGAAATTGGAGAATTATTTGAAGGATCACCCGTGGAACGAGGAAATGTGGATGCGTTTATCCCGGATGTACTACACGATTGGCAAGCCGGAGGAGGCTCTTCGGTGTACGGGTGAATCTCTGAAATGGCAACCGCAGTTGATGGATGCGTTGAATATCCGGGCGTTGAGTGCTTTGGATTTGAAAAAGTTCACGACGGCTCATCAGGCGGTTGACGCGATGTTGGCCCAAAATGACGTGGCATCTTCTTCTTATTATTTGAAGGGGTTGATTTACTACACGGAGGGAAAGGATAAGGAGGCGCTGGATAATGTCAATAAAGCGTTGAGGTATAACGGTGGAAACGTGCAGGCGTTGGCCTTAGGTGGGGATATTTTACGGCGAAACGGGAGTTATTCGAAAGCGATAGAACCTTACGAGAAGGTGGTGAGAGCCAAACGGGCGGATGAGCGGGTGTTGCTTTCTTTGGCGGAATGTTACTGTCGTGTGAATAACTACAAGTTACTGGAACAGATCACATCATTGTTACGTGAGCAAGGACGGGATAAAGAGGCGTTG